In Chelonia mydas isolate rCheMyd1 chromosome 19, rCheMyd1.pri.v2, whole genome shotgun sequence, the following are encoded in one genomic region:
- the SLC30A2 gene encoding zinc transporter 2 isoform X1 gives MLPRGEARSFSRCNAPRGAHGSGQPGALSAPRRAGCRGARPPGREAALQSLQPAWPELAAPAGPFAHESPALHTGRGRGQIKRQLRARGVWLEQGDPRGEPEPSAPRQVRMAQRDGEEKRHLLEEPGARSYLSISEKNFHNSMLKYIPDTSSVELGLPGNQHCHSNWAAGSHYDSEKQRARRKLYIASVICLVFMTGEVVGGYLSHSLAIMTDAAHLLTDFASMMISLFSLWMASRPATKTMNFGWHRAEILGALVSVLSIWVVTGVLVYLAAERLLSDNYEIEGDAMLITSACAVAVNIIMGIALHQSGHGHSHHGHSKQGNTSVQAAFIHVVGDLLQSVGILVAAYIIYFKPEYKYADPICTFLFSVLVLGTTLTILRDVVLVLMEGTPKGVDFNNVKEILLSINGVKALHSLHIWALTVSHPVLSVHIAINENTDAQTILKEASSQLQGAFNFHTTTIQIENYSEDMRDCRECQSPSD, from the exons ATGCTGCCCCGGGGGGAGGCGCGCAGCTTCTCCAGGTGCAATGCGCCCCGCGGAGCGCACGGGAGTGGCCAGCCGGGGGCTCTCTCGGCTCCCCGCCGGGCGGGCTGCCGGGGTGCCCGGCCCCCGGGGAGGGAGGCAGCTCTGCAAAGTTTGCAGCCGGCCTGGCCCGAGCTCGCCGCCCCCGCCGGACCCTTTGCACACGAGTCCCCGGCGCTTCACACGGGCCGCGGCCGGGGCCAGATAAAGAGGCAGCTGCGAGCCCGGGGggtgtggctggagcagggggacccTCGCGGAGAGCCCGAGCCGAGCGCGCCCCGGCAGGTGAGGATGGCGCAAAGGGACGGGGAGGAGAAGCGGCACCTGCTGGAGGAGCCCGGAGCCAG ATCCTATCTGAGCATCTCTGAGAAGAACTTTCATAATTCCATGCTCAAGTACATTCCAGACACGTCCTCCGTCGAGCTGGGCCTCCCAGGGAACCAGCATTGTCATTCCAACTGGGCTGCTGGCAGCCACTACGATTCCGAAAAGCAGCGGGCTCGAAGGAAACTCTACATCGCATCTGTGATCTGCCTGGTCTTCATGACAGGAGAAGTCGTAG GGGGATACCTGTCCCACAGCCTGGCCATCATGACAGACGCAGCCCACCTGCTGACGGACTTCGCCAGCATGATGATCAGTCTGTTTTCCCTGTGGATGGCCTCGCGGCCGGCTACCAAAACAATGAACTTTGGCTGGCACCGAGCAG AGATCCTGGGGGCTCTGGTCTCAGTGCTGTCGATCTGGGTGGTGACCGGAGTCTTGGTTTATCTGGCCGCGGAGCGTCTGCTCTCAGACAACTACGAGATCGAAGGGGACGCCATGCTCATCACCTCCGCCTGTGCTGTGGCGGTGAATATCAT AATGGGAATCGCTCTTCACCAGTCAGGTCATGGGCACAGCCACCATGGGCACAGCAAGCAGGGGAACACCAGCGTCCAGGCTGCCTTTATCCATGTGGTCGGGGACCTGCTGCAGAGCGTTGGCATCCTGGTAGCTGCATACATCATATATTTCAAG CCAGAGTACAAATACGCAGACCCCATCTGTACCTTCCTGTTCTCAGTCCTGGTCCTTGGAACCACACTCACCATCCTCCGGGATGTCGTCCTTGTGCTGATGGAAG GTACCCCAAAAGGGGTGGACTTCAACAACGTGAAGGAGATCTTGCTGTCCATCAATGGTGTGAAAGCCCTTCACAGCCTCCACATCTGGGCCCTGACTGTCTCGCACCCAGTGCTGTCAGTCCATATAGCTATCA